From Labrus bergylta chromosome 22, fLabBer1.1, whole genome shotgun sequence, one genomic window encodes:
- the LOC109980200 gene encoding heterogeneous nuclear ribonucleoprotein C isoform X5, with protein sequence MDPMASSNVTNKTDPRSLNSRVFIGNLNTLLVTKADVEAIFSKYGKVVGCSVHKGYAFVQFSNERNARAAVAGEDGRMIVGQVLDINLANEPKPHRSKTAKRAAGDMYSPSIDLEYDFQRDYYDRMYSYQARVPPPPPPPLSRAVVPSKRPRVSLSGGGSRRTKTSFSSSKNSQRTSRNVKSDDLQAIKRELTQIKHKVDYLLESLERMEKDHGKKSEMKSCKPEPGELSSLNSSTSSKKDDSLKRERESQDSDEEGDLLEDEDEMKSRGQDEDDEEEEEEEGEDDGDSANGDDS encoded by the exons ATGGA CCCGATGGCGAGCAGCAACGTCACCAACAAGACGGACCCCCGCTCCCTCAACTCGCGTGTCTTCATCGGCAACCTCAACACCCTGCTGGTCACCAAGGCCGACGTGGAGGCCATCTTCTCCAAGTACGGCAAGGTGGTGGGCTGCTCCGTGCACAAGGGCTACGCCTTCGTCCAGTTCTCCAACGAGAGGAACGCGCGGGCCGCCGTGGCCGGGGAGGACGGGCGCATGATCGTGGGACAGGTGCTCG ATATCAACCTTGCCAACGAGCCCAAACCTCACAGATCGAAGACAGCCAAGCGAGCTGCAGGAGAcatgtacag TCCATCTATTGATCTGGAGTATGACTTTCAAAGAGATTACTATGATCG GATGTACTCCTATCAGGCCCGGgtacctcccccccctcctccccctctgtcccGAGCCGTCGTCCCCTCGAAGCGCCCGCGGGTCAGTCTAAGCGGAGGGGGCAGCCGACGGACCAAAACCAGCTTCTCCTCCTCAAAGAACAGCCAGAGGACGTCCAGGAACG TGAAGAGCGACGACCTGCAGGCCATAAAGAGAGAGCTGACGCAGATCAAACACAAGGTGGACTACCTGCTGGAGAGCCTGGAGCGCATGGAGAAGGACCACGGCAAGAAGTCAG AGATGAAGAGCTGCAAACCAGAACCCGGCGAGCTGTCCTCCCTCAACTCGTCTACCTCCAGCAAGAAAGACGACAGCCTGaaacgagaaagagagagccaGGACTCAGACGAGGAGGGAGATCTgctggaggacgaggacgag ATGAAAAGCAGAGGGCAGGATGAGgacgacgaggaggaggaggaggaggaaggagaggacgaCGGGGACAGCGCCAACGGAGACGACTCCTAA
- the LOC109980200 gene encoding heterogeneous nuclear ribonucleoprotein C isoform X1, giving the protein MDPMASSNVTNKTDPRSLNSRVFIGNLNTLLVTKADVEAIFSKYGKVVGCSVHKGYAFVQFSNERNARAAVAGEDGRMIVGQVLDINLANEPKPHRSKTAKRAAGDMYSPSIDLEYDFQRDYYDRMYSYQARVPPPPPPPLSRAVVPSKRPRVSLSGGGSRRTKTSFSSSKNSQRTSRNAVKSDDLQAIKRELTQIKHKVDYLLESLERMEKDHGKKSEMKSCKPEPGELSSLNSSTSSKKDDSLKRERESQDSDEEGDLLEDEDEIEVCRWPKRLVCAPHVQRQWSSRRAAQMKSRGQDEDDEEEEEEEGEDDGDSANGDDS; this is encoded by the exons ATGGA CCCGATGGCGAGCAGCAACGTCACCAACAAGACGGACCCCCGCTCCCTCAACTCGCGTGTCTTCATCGGCAACCTCAACACCCTGCTGGTCACCAAGGCCGACGTGGAGGCCATCTTCTCCAAGTACGGCAAGGTGGTGGGCTGCTCCGTGCACAAGGGCTACGCCTTCGTCCAGTTCTCCAACGAGAGGAACGCGCGGGCCGCCGTGGCCGGGGAGGACGGGCGCATGATCGTGGGACAGGTGCTCG ATATCAACCTTGCCAACGAGCCCAAACCTCACAGATCGAAGACAGCCAAGCGAGCTGCAGGAGAcatgtacag TCCATCTATTGATCTGGAGTATGACTTTCAAAGAGATTACTATGATCG GATGTACTCCTATCAGGCCCGGgtacctcccccccctcctccccctctgtcccGAGCCGTCGTCCCCTCGAAGCGCCCGCGGGTCAGTCTAAGCGGAGGGGGCAGCCGACGGACCAAAACCAGCTTCTCCTCCTCAAAGAACAGCCAGAGGACGTCCAGGAACG CAGTGAAGAGCGACGACCTGCAGGCCATAAAGAGAGAGCTGACGCAGATCAAACACAAGGTGGACTACCTGCTGGAGAGCCTGGAGCGCATGGAGAAGGACCACGGCAAGAAGTCAG AGATGAAGAGCTGCAAACCAGAACCCGGCGAGCTGTCCTCCCTCAACTCGTCTACCTCCAGCAAGAAAGACGACAGCCTGaaacgagaaagagagagccaGGACTCAGACGAGGAGGGAGATCTgctggaggacgaggacgag ATTGAGGTGTGCCGGTGGCCTAAGCGGTTGGTGTGCGCGCCCCACGTGCAGAGGCAGTGGTCCTCgaggcgggcggcccag ATGAAAAGCAGAGGGCAGGATGAGgacgacgaggaggaggaggaggaggaaggagaggacgaCGGGGACAGCGCCAACGGAGACGACTCCTAA
- the LOC109980200 gene encoding heterogeneous nuclear ribonucleoprotein C isoform X3: protein MDNVTNKTDPRSLNSRVFIGNLNTLLVTKADVEAIFSKYGKVVGCSVHKGYAFVQFSNERNARAAVAGEDGRMIVGQVLDINLANEPKPHRSKTAKRAAGDMYSPSIDLEYDFQRDYYDRMYSYQARVPPPPPPPLSRAVVPSKRPRVSLSGGGSRRTKTSFSSSKNSQRTSRNAVKSDDLQAIKRELTQIKHKVDYLLESLERMEKDHGKKSEMKSCKPEPGELSSLNSSTSSKKDDSLKRERESQDSDEEGDLLEDEDEIEVCRWPKRLVCAPHVQRQWSSRRAAQMKSRGQDEDDEEEEEEEGEDDGDSANGDDS from the exons ATGGA CAACGTCACCAACAAGACGGACCCCCGCTCCCTCAACTCGCGTGTCTTCATCGGCAACCTCAACACCCTGCTGGTCACCAAGGCCGACGTGGAGGCCATCTTCTCCAAGTACGGCAAGGTGGTGGGCTGCTCCGTGCACAAGGGCTACGCCTTCGTCCAGTTCTCCAACGAGAGGAACGCGCGGGCCGCCGTGGCCGGGGAGGACGGGCGCATGATCGTGGGACAGGTGCTCG ATATCAACCTTGCCAACGAGCCCAAACCTCACAGATCGAAGACAGCCAAGCGAGCTGCAGGAGAcatgtacag TCCATCTATTGATCTGGAGTATGACTTTCAAAGAGATTACTATGATCG GATGTACTCCTATCAGGCCCGGgtacctcccccccctcctccccctctgtcccGAGCCGTCGTCCCCTCGAAGCGCCCGCGGGTCAGTCTAAGCGGAGGGGGCAGCCGACGGACCAAAACCAGCTTCTCCTCCTCAAAGAACAGCCAGAGGACGTCCAGGAACG CAGTGAAGAGCGACGACCTGCAGGCCATAAAGAGAGAGCTGACGCAGATCAAACACAAGGTGGACTACCTGCTGGAGAGCCTGGAGCGCATGGAGAAGGACCACGGCAAGAAGTCAG AGATGAAGAGCTGCAAACCAGAACCCGGCGAGCTGTCCTCCCTCAACTCGTCTACCTCCAGCAAGAAAGACGACAGCCTGaaacgagaaagagagagccaGGACTCAGACGAGGAGGGAGATCTgctggaggacgaggacgag ATTGAGGTGTGCCGGTGGCCTAAGCGGTTGGTGTGCGCGCCCCACGTGCAGAGGCAGTGGTCCTCgaggcgggcggcccag ATGAAAAGCAGAGGGCAGGATGAGgacgacgaggaggaggaggaggaggaaggagaggacgaCGGGGACAGCGCCAACGGAGACGACTCCTAA
- the LOC109980200 gene encoding heterogeneous nuclear ribonucleoprotein C isoform X4 codes for MDPMASSNVTNKTDPRSLNSRVFIGNLNTLLVTKADVEAIFSKYGKVVGCSVHKGYAFVQFSNERNARAAVAGEDGRMIVGQVLDINLANEPKPHRSKTAKRAAGDMYSPSIDLEYDFQRDYYDRMYSYQARVPPPPPPPLSRAVVPSKRPRVSLSGGGSRRTKTSFSSSKNSQRTSRNAVKSDDLQAIKRELTQIKHKVDYLLESLERMEKDHGKKSEMKSCKPEPGELSSLNSSTSSKKDDSLKRERESQDSDEEGDLLEDEDEMKSRGQDEDDEEEEEEEGEDDGDSANGDDS; via the exons ATGGA CCCGATGGCGAGCAGCAACGTCACCAACAAGACGGACCCCCGCTCCCTCAACTCGCGTGTCTTCATCGGCAACCTCAACACCCTGCTGGTCACCAAGGCCGACGTGGAGGCCATCTTCTCCAAGTACGGCAAGGTGGTGGGCTGCTCCGTGCACAAGGGCTACGCCTTCGTCCAGTTCTCCAACGAGAGGAACGCGCGGGCCGCCGTGGCCGGGGAGGACGGGCGCATGATCGTGGGACAGGTGCTCG ATATCAACCTTGCCAACGAGCCCAAACCTCACAGATCGAAGACAGCCAAGCGAGCTGCAGGAGAcatgtacag TCCATCTATTGATCTGGAGTATGACTTTCAAAGAGATTACTATGATCG GATGTACTCCTATCAGGCCCGGgtacctcccccccctcctccccctctgtcccGAGCCGTCGTCCCCTCGAAGCGCCCGCGGGTCAGTCTAAGCGGAGGGGGCAGCCGACGGACCAAAACCAGCTTCTCCTCCTCAAAGAACAGCCAGAGGACGTCCAGGAACG CAGTGAAGAGCGACGACCTGCAGGCCATAAAGAGAGAGCTGACGCAGATCAAACACAAGGTGGACTACCTGCTGGAGAGCCTGGAGCGCATGGAGAAGGACCACGGCAAGAAGTCAG AGATGAAGAGCTGCAAACCAGAACCCGGCGAGCTGTCCTCCCTCAACTCGTCTACCTCCAGCAAGAAAGACGACAGCCTGaaacgagaaagagagagccaGGACTCAGACGAGGAGGGAGATCTgctggaggacgaggacgag ATGAAAAGCAGAGGGCAGGATGAGgacgacgaggaggaggaggaggaggaaggagaggacgaCGGGGACAGCGCCAACGGAGACGACTCCTAA
- the LOC109980200 gene encoding heterogeneous nuclear ribonucleoprotein C isoform X2 produces the protein MDPMASSNVTNKTDPRSLNSRVFIGNLNTLLVTKADVEAIFSKYGKVVGCSVHKGYAFVQFSNERNARAAVAGEDGRMIVGQVLDINLANEPKPHRSKTAKRAAGDMYSPSIDLEYDFQRDYYDRMYSYQARVPPPPPPPLSRAVVPSKRPRVSLSGGGSRRTKTSFSSSKNSQRTSRNVKSDDLQAIKRELTQIKHKVDYLLESLERMEKDHGKKSEMKSCKPEPGELSSLNSSTSSKKDDSLKRERESQDSDEEGDLLEDEDEIEVCRWPKRLVCAPHVQRQWSSRRAAQMKSRGQDEDDEEEEEEEGEDDGDSANGDDS, from the exons ATGGA CCCGATGGCGAGCAGCAACGTCACCAACAAGACGGACCCCCGCTCCCTCAACTCGCGTGTCTTCATCGGCAACCTCAACACCCTGCTGGTCACCAAGGCCGACGTGGAGGCCATCTTCTCCAAGTACGGCAAGGTGGTGGGCTGCTCCGTGCACAAGGGCTACGCCTTCGTCCAGTTCTCCAACGAGAGGAACGCGCGGGCCGCCGTGGCCGGGGAGGACGGGCGCATGATCGTGGGACAGGTGCTCG ATATCAACCTTGCCAACGAGCCCAAACCTCACAGATCGAAGACAGCCAAGCGAGCTGCAGGAGAcatgtacag TCCATCTATTGATCTGGAGTATGACTTTCAAAGAGATTACTATGATCG GATGTACTCCTATCAGGCCCGGgtacctcccccccctcctccccctctgtcccGAGCCGTCGTCCCCTCGAAGCGCCCGCGGGTCAGTCTAAGCGGAGGGGGCAGCCGACGGACCAAAACCAGCTTCTCCTCCTCAAAGAACAGCCAGAGGACGTCCAGGAACG TGAAGAGCGACGACCTGCAGGCCATAAAGAGAGAGCTGACGCAGATCAAACACAAGGTGGACTACCTGCTGGAGAGCCTGGAGCGCATGGAGAAGGACCACGGCAAGAAGTCAG AGATGAAGAGCTGCAAACCAGAACCCGGCGAGCTGTCCTCCCTCAACTCGTCTACCTCCAGCAAGAAAGACGACAGCCTGaaacgagaaagagagagccaGGACTCAGACGAGGAGGGAGATCTgctggaggacgaggacgag ATTGAGGTGTGCCGGTGGCCTAAGCGGTTGGTGTGCGCGCCCCACGTGCAGAGGCAGTGGTCCTCgaggcgggcggcccag ATGAAAAGCAGAGGGCAGGATGAGgacgacgaggaggaggaggaggaggaaggagaggacgaCGGGGACAGCGCCAACGGAGACGACTCCTAA
- the si:ch211-63p21.2 gene encoding FH1/FH2 domain-containing protein 1 translates to MKESDQTMENPLTWDFDQSWKSFLKPAARLCLNTLDFSDLWDEEDSTEDEGSNPTNDPPTCLQAPPAPPPLPPPPPPASPLPSASHKGATIKCCTMKLHWRELQSLAPLPRMTRFGTQTIWAGLEPVRLDTNRLEYLFESKGSSTCFSVVSGRQKQPSVSVLGMKRSNIITIAMSSLPPPRLLPPAIYSMDSSVLDREDVQRLQALIPTEEELCLIKEAKAQNPKSPLASAELCLLTLGEITYLDTRLQLWSFALDYDSLEREIAEPLFHLKLAMEQLSANQTFRCILATVLAIGNFLNGCKARGFELSYLGKLSQVRDTHTRQPLLHHVCVLLMQLYPQSSDLYSDITAVTKAGKCDYSLVHSNLAQLEALCKASWDQLKTLDKADDRRRGGKSEKRKGGGREDEASVADGMLRNRLPKILKECEERLKVLRAVHRRVVNRFHSFLLFLGYSRAMVRNTKAEDFCKTISNFSLEYRTTRQSILLKKERERHNSGAESPGPNTPTARRKRQQIPTQENEEQCRLEEVLRTPESIPRRDATLPRNRRRLADIQGPFSRKMKW, encoded by the exons ATGAAGGAGTCTGACCAAACCATGGAGAACCCCCTGACCTGGGATTTCGACCAGTCCTGGAAATCCTTTCTAAAACCTGCCGCACGTCTCTGCCTTAACACATTGGATTTCTCAGATCTCTGGGATGAAGAAGACAGTACAGAGGACGAAGGTTCCAATCCAACCAATGATCCACCAACATGTCTCCAGGCTCCTCCGGcaccacctcctcttcctccccctcctccgcCTGCCTCACCTTTGCCTTCGGCCTCCCACAAAGGTGCAACCATCAAATGTTGCACCATGAAACTCCATTGGAGGGAACTGCAGAGTTTGGCTCCCCTTCCCAGGATGACCCGCTTTGGGACTCAGACTATTTGGGCCGGACTCGAGCCAGTCCGTTTGGATACAAACCGACTGGAGTACTTGTTTGAATCTAAGGGCAGTAGCACCTGTTTTAGCGTTGTTTCTGGGAGGCAG AAGCAGCCATCAGTCTCTGTGTTGGGGATGAAGAGAAGTAATATCATAACCATCGCCATGAGCAGCCTGCCCCCTCCCCGCCTCCTCCCCCCTGCCATCTACAGCATGGACAGCAGTGTGCTGGACAGAGAGGACGTCCAG CGGCTTCAAGCACTTATCCCAACAGAGGAGGAACTTTGTCTGATCAAGGAAGCCAAGGCCCAGAACCCCAAGTCCCCTCTGGCCTCCGCCGAGCTCTGCCTGCTCACTCTAGGGGAAATCACATATCTGGACACCAGACTACAGCTGTGGTCCTTCGCACTGGACTACGACTCCTTAGAAAGG GAAATTGCTGAACCTCTCTTCCATCTGAAGTTAGCCATGGAGCAGCTCTCGGCCAACCAGACCTTTAGATGTATTTTAGCGACAGTTTTAGCAATTGGCAACTTTCTCAATGGATGTAAG GCCCGTGGTTTTGAGCTGAGTTACCTTGGGAAGCTGTCCCAGGTGAGGGATACACACACTCGCCAGCCACTGCTGCACCACGTCTGTGTGCTCCTGATGCAGCTCTACCCGCAATCGTCTGACCTCTACTCCGACATCACTGCTGTTACTAAAGCTGGAAAG TGCGACTACTCCCTCGTCCACTCAAACCTCGCTCAGCTAGAGGCGCTGTGCAAAGCATCATGGGACCAGCTAAAGACCTTGGACAAGGCGGatgacaggaggagaggaggaaagtcggagaagaggaaaggaggggGAAGAGAAGACGAGGCCTCGGTGGCGGACGGCATGCTCCGAAACAGGCTGCCGAAGATTTTGAAAGAGTGCGAGGAGCGGCTGAAGGTCCTGAGGGCCGTGCATCGTCGAGTCGTCAACAG gtTCCACTCTTTCCTCTTATTCCTGGGCTACTCCCGAGCGATGGTGAGAAACACCAAAGCAGAGGACTTCTGCAAAACCATCAGTAACTTCTCTTTGGAGTACAGGACGACCAGGCAGTCCATCCTTCTGAAAAAAGAGCGGGAACGACACAATAGTGGAGCGGAAAGCCCGGGCCCTAACACTCCGACGGCCAGAAGGAAACGCCAACAAATCCCAACACAG GAAAACGaggagcagtgcaggctggaggAGGTGCTGAGAACACCTGAGTCCATCCCAAGACGTGACGCCACTCTGCCGAGAAACCGCAGGAGGTTGGCCGACATTCAAG GTCCATTTTCACGGAAAATGAAGTGGTGA